One Rhizobiales bacterium GAS188 DNA window includes the following coding sequences:
- a CDS encoding Pimeloyl-ACP methyl ester carboxylesterase, with amino-acid sequence MPEDGEADGFRSVFVSAGDGLRLHLREYGERHWSPRPVLCLPGLARTSADFHELALRLSTDARTPRRVIACDMRGRGQSQYDADPANYDVAVEAADILAIAAAMGLDKPVFIGASRGGLQIMVLAAMRPTVIGGAVLVDIGPVIDGKGLARIKGYVGKLPAVRDLDEAAAMLQRIGAAQFPAWSDAQWQLMAERSFKRTASGLVPDYDPALAATLAAIDLETKLPTLWPFFEALASAPLFAVRGETSDILSPATLAEMGRRHPACETLTIAGEGHAPDVGSPLLAERIAAFVASCDRPRAG; translated from the coding sequence ATGCCAGAGGACGGCGAGGCTGATGGGTTCCGATCGGTCTTCGTCAGCGCCGGCGACGGGTTGAGGCTGCACCTACGCGAATATGGAGAGCGCCATTGGAGCCCGAGGCCCGTGCTGTGCCTGCCAGGGCTAGCGCGGACAAGCGCCGATTTTCATGAGCTTGCGCTGCGTCTCTCGACCGATGCGCGAACGCCGCGGCGGGTCATCGCCTGCGATATGCGCGGGCGCGGCCAATCGCAATACGATGCGGACCCCGCGAATTACGACGTCGCGGTCGAAGCCGCCGACATCCTGGCGATCGCGGCGGCGATGGGGCTCGACAAGCCGGTCTTCATCGGCGCCTCGCGCGGCGGACTGCAGATCATGGTTCTCGCGGCCATGCGCCCGACCGTGATCGGCGGCGCGGTGCTCGTCGATATCGGCCCGGTCATCGACGGCAAGGGGCTTGCCCGCATCAAGGGTTATGTCGGCAAACTGCCGGCGGTGCGCGACCTCGATGAGGCAGCGGCCATGCTGCAGCGAATCGGCGCGGCGCAATTCCCGGCCTGGAGCGACGCCCAATGGCAGCTCATGGCCGAGCGCAGCTTCAAGCGTACGGCGTCCGGGCTGGTGCCCGATTATGATCCGGCGCTTGCCGCGACATTGGCCGCGATCGATCTCGAGACGAAGCTGCCGACGCTCTGGCCCTTCTTCGAGGCGCTGGCATCCGCACCGCTTTTCGCCGTGCGCGGCGAGACCTCCGATATCCTCTCGCCGGCAACGCTCGCCGAGATGGGGCGCCGGCATCCGGCCTGCGAGACCCTCACCATCGCCGGCGAAGGCCATGCTCCCGATGTCGGATCGCCGCTGCTCGCCGAGCGGATCGCAGCCTTCGTCGCGAGTTGCGATCGCCCGCGTGCCGGGTGA
- a CDS encoding manganese transport protein produces the protein MVDVANRLLTDGSSARTREAAQAVLAGRRRGPKALLPFLGPAVIASVAYMDPGNFATNIQGGASFGYQLLWVVLFANLVAMLFQAMSAKLGIATGRNLAELCRSHFPKPVVIGFWIVSEIAAMATDLAEFLGATIGFNLLFNLPLSIGVIVTGVITYAILLLERRGFRPIELIIGGLVGVMALCYLIELVKAHPDWSAIGTGLVVPWIGGRDSMFLAVGIVGATVMPHAIYLHSYLTQGRVVAQGPAEKRAILSWSNREVVIALSLAGLVNIAMMVMAASVFHDGVHNDVASIETAYATLTPLLGRAAAGVFLLSLFASGISSSVVGTMAGQVIMQGFVGFRIPLWVRRLVTMIPAVIAVAIGVDTTKALIWSQVVLSFALPLPLIALLIFTSRKAVMGEFVNSRLTSIVAIIGTAVILALNVVLVAQTAMGD, from the coding sequence ATGGTGGATGTTGCGAACCGGCTCTTGACCGATGGGTCGAGCGCACGCACGCGTGAGGCCGCGCAGGCCGTGCTGGCGGGACGCCGCCGGGGACCGAAGGCGCTCTTGCCCTTCCTCGGCCCGGCGGTCATCGCCTCGGTCGCCTATATGGACCCCGGCAATTTCGCGACCAATATCCAGGGCGGCGCGAGCTTCGGCTATCAGCTGCTCTGGGTCGTGCTGTTCGCCAATCTCGTGGCGATGCTGTTCCAGGCTATGTCGGCGAAGCTCGGCATTGCGACCGGACGCAACCTCGCCGAGCTTTGTCGCAGCCATTTCCCGAAACCCGTCGTCATCGGCTTCTGGATCGTGAGCGAGATCGCCGCCATGGCGACCGATCTCGCCGAGTTCCTGGGGGCGACCATCGGCTTCAACCTCTTGTTCAACCTGCCGCTCTCGATCGGCGTCATCGTGACGGGCGTCATCACCTATGCGATCTTGTTGCTCGAGCGCCGCGGTTTCCGCCCCATCGAGCTGATCATCGGGGGCCTCGTCGGCGTGATGGCGCTTTGCTACCTGATCGAGCTCGTCAAGGCGCATCCCGACTGGAGCGCCATCGGCACGGGCCTGGTGGTTCCCTGGATCGGCGGCCGCGACAGCATGTTTCTCGCCGTCGGCATCGTCGGCGCGACGGTCATGCCGCATGCGATCTATCTGCACTCCTATCTCACGCAAGGGCGTGTGGTGGCGCAGGGGCCAGCCGAGAAGCGCGCCATCCTGAGCTGGTCGAACCGCGAGGTCGTCATCGCGCTCAGCCTCGCCGGCCTCGTGAACATCGCCATGATGGTGATGGCGGCAAGCGTCTTCCATGACGGCGTGCACAACGATGTCGCCAGCATCGAGACCGCTTATGCGACGCTGACGCCGCTGCTCGGGCGCGCTGCGGCCGGCGTCTTCCTGCTGTCGCTGTTCGCCTCCGGCATTTCGAGCTCGGTGGTCGGCACGATGGCCGGCCAGGTGATCATGCAGGGTTTCGTCGGCTTCCGCATCCCGCTCTGGGTCAGGCGGCTCGTCACCATGATCCCGGCCGTGATCGCGGTCGCCATCGGCGTCGACACCACGAAGGCGCTGATATGGAGCCAGGTGGTTCTCAGCTTCGCGTTGCCGCTGCCCCTCATCGCCTTGCTGATCTTCACCAGCCGGAAAGCGGTGATGGGCGAGTTCGTCAACAGCCGCCTCACCAGCATCGTCGCGATCATCGGCACGGCCGTGATCCTGGCGCTGAACGTCGTGCTGGTTGCCCAGACCGCGATGGGTGATTGA
- a CDS encoding dihydrodipicolinate synthase, which translates to MGSKLSLKGSIPALVTPFKNGGIDEEAFRAHVDWQIKSGSTGLVPVGTTGESPTLSHEEHRRVVEICVKEAKGRVPVVAGAGSNNTKEAVDLARHAEQVGADAVLVVTPYYNKPTQEGLYQHFKAVNDAIGIPIIIYNIPPRSVVDMSVDTMKRLFELKNIAGVKDATANVARISLQRQAMGPDFIQLSGEDMTALACMAAGAQGCISVVSNVAPRPCAALQEACFAGDYAEALRLQDRLTPLHAAIFLEPGVSGAKHGLSLLGRCEEKVRLPLLPVGPATGAAIKAAMVHAGVLNA; encoded by the coding sequence ATGGGCTCCAAGCTGTCGTTGAAGGGATCGATTCCCGCCCTCGTCACGCCGTTCAAGAATGGCGGCATCGACGAGGAAGCCTTCCGCGCGCATGTCGACTGGCAGATCAAAAGCGGCAGCACCGGCCTCGTTCCGGTGGGCACCACGGGCGAGAGCCCGACGCTCTCTCACGAGGAACACCGGCGGGTCGTCGAGATCTGCGTCAAGGAAGCCAAGGGGCGCGTGCCGGTCGTCGCCGGCGCCGGCTCGAACAACACCAAGGAAGCCGTCGACCTTGCCCGTCACGCCGAGCAGGTGGGGGCCGACGCCGTCCTCGTGGTCACGCCCTATTACAACAAGCCGACGCAGGAAGGGCTCTACCAGCACTTCAAGGCCGTGAACGATGCGATCGGCATCCCGATCATCATCTACAACATCCCGCCGCGTTCGGTAGTCGACATGTCGGTCGACACCATGAAGCGCCTCTTTGAGCTCAAGAACATCGCCGGGGTGAAAGACGCGACTGCCAATGTGGCGCGCATCTCGCTGCAGCGTCAGGCCATGGGGCCGGATTTCATCCAGCTTTCCGGCGAGGACATGACGGCGCTCGCTTGCATGGCGGCCGGAGCGCAAGGCTGCATCTCGGTCGTCTCGAACGTCGCTCCTCGCCCTTGTGCCGCGCTGCAGGAGGCCTGCTTTGCCGGCGACTATGCCGAGGCCTTGCGGCTGCAGGATCGGCTGACGCCGCTGCATGCCGCGATCTTCCTCGAGCCCGGCGTATCGGGTGCGAAGCACGGCCTGTCGCTGCTTGGCCGTTGCGAGGAGAAAGTGCGCCTGCCGCTTCTGCCGGTGGGTCCCGCCACCGGCGCCGCCATCAAGGCCGCGATGGTGCATGCGGGCGTGTTGAACGCCTAA
- a CDS encoding Cell wall hydrolase CwlJ, involved in spore germination — translation MRRESSGLRWACATIAPWCLASGLLMSFTAAADTDAGGGGSRAVREANRTGKSYFVAGPGTTDLAMLLGPDIAVNRLSAPWVQPPSSLSAEDGVTGSAPRGELKRNAAEFPSVERMTKGDPLIQLRPAFGRRPLRDRDRDLAAASFGAPEPKRDVERASFTPGDLWTNRIVGTASFTGWQIQDGATAPAPRGAFTSAADIISATTRAKLTAGNPDGATPSTPRAVRLSSSTPVPPDSTPIEIAAVPVSFSELVALNSRQLAKGNGLTTARKEEGEKPNYAELVAPDRMGREERCLAEAVYFEARSEPETGQAAVAQVVLNRVKSGLYPTSICGVVYQNRNRYLGCQFSFACEGKSLRVTEPDAWARAARIATNVLKGDTYLANVGAALNYHANYVRPYWARSLQRTSIIGHHIFYKPKDTDG, via the coding sequence ATGCGTCGTGAGTCCTCGGGGTTGCGTTGGGCCTGCGCGACGATCGCGCCCTGGTGCTTGGCAAGCGGCCTCTTGATGTCCTTCACCGCTGCGGCGGACACGGATGCTGGCGGGGGCGGCAGCCGCGCCGTCCGCGAGGCCAACCGCACCGGCAAATCCTATTTCGTGGCAGGACCCGGCACCACCGACCTTGCCATGCTGCTCGGTCCGGATATCGCCGTCAACCGCCTGAGCGCCCCCTGGGTCCAGCCGCCCTCGAGCCTGTCCGCCGAGGACGGCGTCACCGGCAGCGCCCCGCGCGGCGAATTGAAACGCAATGCGGCCGAGTTTCCGAGCGTCGAGCGCATGACCAAGGGCGATCCGCTCATCCAGCTGAGACCTGCCTTCGGACGCCGTCCCCTGCGCGACCGTGACCGTGACCTCGCGGCAGCGAGCTTCGGCGCGCCGGAGCCGAAGCGAGACGTCGAGCGCGCCTCCTTCACGCCGGGCGATCTGTGGACCAATCGCATCGTCGGCACGGCGAGCTTCACCGGCTGGCAGATCCAGGATGGCGCCACGGCGCCTGCGCCCCGCGGCGCCTTCACCTCGGCGGCCGATATCATCTCGGCCACGACCCGGGCAAAGCTCACCGCCGGCAATCCGGACGGCGCCACGCCCTCGACGCCGCGCGCCGTACGCCTTTCATCCTCCACGCCCGTCCCCCCCGATTCGACCCCGATCGAGATCGCGGCCGTGCCGGTGTCCTTCTCGGAGCTCGTGGCCTTGAATTCACGCCAGCTCGCCAAGGGCAACGGGCTCACCACGGCGCGCAAGGAGGAGGGCGAAAAGCCGAATTACGCCGAGCTCGTGGCGCCGGACCGCATGGGCCGCGAGGAACGCTGTCTCGCCGAGGCCGTATATTTCGAAGCGCGCAGCGAACCGGAGACCGGCCAGGCGGCCGTCGCCCAGGTGGTGCTGAACCGCGTCAAGAGCGGCCTCTATCCGACCTCGATCTGCGGCGTCGTCTACCAGAACCGCAACCGCTATCTCGGCTGCCAGTTCAGCTTCGCCTGCGAAGGCAAGTCGCTGCGCGTGACCGAACCCGATGCCTGGGCCCGCGCCGCCCGCATCGCCACCAATGTCTTGAAGGGCGACACCTATCTGGCGAATGTCGGCGCCGCCCTGAATTATCACGCGAATTATGTGCGCCCCTATTGGGCGCGCTCTCTGCAGCGCACCAGCATCATCGGGCATCATATCTTCTACAAGCCCAAGGACACCGACGGCTGA
- a CDS encoding SsrA-binding protein: MAARDEKRYRLAADNRRARFNYEIGQTFEAGIALTGTEVKSLRGGKATIGESYAGEMDGEIYLFNAYIPEYLEANRFNHETRRPRKLLLHKREVNKLIGAVQREGMTVVPLKVYFNDRGRAKVEVALARGKKLHDKRETERARDWQREQGRLLRQKD, from the coding sequence ATGGCCGCACGCGACGAGAAGCGCTATCGGCTCGCGGCCGATAACCGCAGGGCACGCTTCAACTATGAGATCGGCCAGACCTTCGAGGCGGGCATCGCGCTCACCGGCACCGAGGTGAAATCGCTGCGCGGCGGCAAGGCCACCATCGGGGAATCCTATGCGGGCGAGATGGACGGCGAGATCTATCTGTTCAACGCCTATATCCCCGAATATCTCGAAGCCAACCGATTCAATCACGAGACCCGCCGGCCGCGCAAATTGCTGCTGCACAAGCGCGAGGTGAACAAGCTCATCGGGGCCGTGCAGCGCGAGGGCATGACGGTGGTGCCGCTCAAGGTCTATTTCAACGATCGCGGCCGGGCCAAGGTCGAGGTGGCGCTGGCGCGCGGCAAGAAGCTGCACGACAAGCGCGAGACCGAACGCGCCCGCGACTGGCAGCGCGAGCAAGGCCGCCTGCTGCGCCAGAAGGATTAG
- a CDS encoding Porin subfamily protein, translating to MKLVKSLLLGSAAGLVAAAGAQAADLPTRKAAPVDYVRICAVHGPGFFYIPGSDTCIRLAGRARFEYVYSRSFNKTSDPSSFNATGRFSIDARTATEWGLLRAYTRVDFSRNTGNQYFGSGSGARGGTKFGFGGGAGGVASGFPSFAGIDTAGNRVQTGVGISAAFVQWGGLTAGRIQSFFDFYADNDTWFGITDSDIVTQALAYTYTFGNGFSATLSIEDPKERQKYPIAGLAPVTGAGGINPSSPNANFSINYPFGLISPYAAPGVSAINYVQRENVPDVVGVLNVTQGWGSAQLSGAYHRLETGGSTVANLTLNNTGTGFVTNPLVSTVSGGYGNVTGNAWAVQAGVKINLPMIAAGDYLYLQAAYSKGNLSYANSGNPGSWQGLAYGIGGTTFASYDAVVGPSGHLTLTPAYSVMASLEHYWTPTIRQGVFAGAYHVEYSSAIRTAAGYSMGAACPTCLGTVTTANGALYNPFNPNYNGGWQYNIGTNLIWSPVKDLDIGVEVMYLRNDMAHKEFDVNKGNSKLVNSGDTYVGRLRIQRDF from the coding sequence ATGAAGCTCGTTAAGAGCCTTCTCCTCGGATCCGCCGCTGGTCTCGTCGCGGCTGCTGGGGCTCAGGCTGCTGACCTTCCCACAAGGAAGGCTGCACCTGTCGATTACGTCCGGATCTGCGCCGTGCACGGTCCCGGATTCTTCTACATTCCCGGCTCCGACACCTGTATCCGCCTCGCCGGTCGCGCCCGCTTCGAATATGTCTACTCCAGGTCGTTCAACAAGACGAGCGATCCCTCGAGCTTCAACGCGACGGGCCGCTTCTCCATCGACGCTCGCACCGCGACCGAATGGGGTCTGCTGCGCGCCTATACCCGCGTCGACTTCTCGCGCAACACCGGCAACCAATATTTCGGTTCGGGTTCGGGCGCTCGCGGCGGCACGAAGTTCGGCTTCGGCGGTGGCGCCGGCGGCGTGGCCAGCGGCTTCCCGAGCTTTGCCGGCATCGACACGGCGGGCAACCGCGTGCAGACCGGCGTCGGCATCTCGGCTGCCTTCGTGCAGTGGGGCGGGTTGACGGCAGGTCGCATCCAGTCGTTCTTCGACTTCTACGCGGATAACGACACCTGGTTCGGCATCACCGATTCGGACATCGTCACCCAGGCCCTGGCCTATACCTACACCTTCGGTAACGGCTTCTCGGCGACCTTGTCGATCGAGGATCCGAAGGAGCGCCAGAAATACCCGATCGCCGGCCTCGCGCCCGTCACCGGTGCAGGCGGCATCAATCCGTCGTCGCCGAATGCGAACTTCTCGATCAACTATCCGTTCGGGCTCATCAGCCCCTACGCGGCGCCTGGCGTCAGCGCGATCAACTACGTCCAGCGTGAAAACGTTCCAGATGTGGTCGGCGTCTTGAACGTGACGCAGGGTTGGGGCTCGGCGCAGTTGTCGGGTGCCTATCACCGCCTCGAAACCGGCGGATCGACGGTTGCCAACCTGACGCTGAACAACACCGGCACGGGCTTCGTGACCAACCCGCTGGTGTCGACGGTCTCCGGCGGCTACGGCAACGTGACCGGCAATGCCTGGGCGGTCCAGGCCGGCGTGAAGATCAACCTGCCGATGATCGCGGCCGGCGACTACCTCTACCTGCAGGCCGCCTACTCGAAGGGCAACCTCTCCTATGCCAACTCGGGCAACCCGGGCAGCTGGCAGGGTCTGGCCTACGGCATCGGCGGCACGACCTTCGCGAGCTATGACGCCGTCGTCGGGCCGAGCGGTCATCTGACCTTGACGCCTGCCTATTCGGTCATGGCCTCTCTCGAGCATTACTGGACCCCGACCATTCGTCAGGGCGTGTTCGCGGGTGCGTATCATGTCGAGTATTCCAGCGCGATCCGGACGGCTGCCGGCTATTCGATGGGTGCGGCTTGCCCGACCTGCCTGGGCACGGTCACGACCGCGAACGGGGCCTTGTACAACCCCTTCAATCCCAACTACAATGGCGGCTGGCAGTACAATATCGGCACCAACCTGATCTGGTCGCCGGTGAAGGATCTCGATATCGGTGTCGAGGTGATGTATCTGCGTAACGACATGGCGCACAAAGAGTTCGACGTGAACAAGGGCAACAGCAAGTTGGTCAACTCCGGCGACACCTATGTGGGCCGTCTGCGCATCCAGCGCGACTTCTGA
- a CDS encoding acrylyl-CoA reductase (NADPH): MNFEAILVEKTDAGQSVSLKSLASDALMEGDVLVRVTHSTVNYKDGLALTGKSPVVRRFPMVPGIDFAGIVEQSSHPDWRPDDAVILNGWGVGETHFGGYAGYARVKGDWLVALPKGLTLHSSMAVGTAGYTAMLCVLALEKHGLKPEQGPVVVTGAAGGVGSVAIALLAKLGWHVIASTGRATEADYLKGLGAAEIIDRHELSEKGRPLGKERWIAGVDSVGSHTLANLLSMTRYGGAVAACGLAQGMDLPGSVAPFILRGVSLLGIDSVMAPKTRRIEAWGRLAHDLDLKKLDTMTRTIELQEVIATGSAILEGKVRGRIVVQLA; this comes from the coding sequence ATGAATTTCGAGGCCATCCTTGTCGAGAAGACCGACGCGGGCCAGAGCGTCTCCCTGAAGAGCCTCGCCTCGGACGCCTTGATGGAAGGCGACGTCCTGGTGCGCGTGACGCATTCGACCGTCAATTACAAGGACGGGCTGGCGCTCACCGGCAAATCGCCGGTGGTGCGCCGTTTCCCCATGGTCCCCGGGATCGACTTCGCCGGCATCGTCGAGCAGTCGAGCCATCCCGACTGGCGGCCCGACGATGCGGTCATCCTCAATGGCTGGGGGGTCGGCGAGACGCATTTCGGCGGCTATGCGGGCTATGCGCGCGTCAAGGGCGACTGGCTGGTGGCGCTGCCCAAGGGACTGACGCTGCACAGCAGCATGGCGGTCGGCACGGCGGGCTATACGGCCATGCTCTGCGTGCTGGCGCTCGAGAAGCATGGGCTGAAGCCCGAGCAGGGTCCGGTCGTGGTGACCGGCGCTGCCGGCGGCGTCGGCTCGGTCGCCATTGCGCTGCTCGCCAAGCTGGGCTGGCACGTCATCGCCTCGACCGGTCGGGCCACTGAGGCCGATTATCTCAAAGGGCTCGGTGCTGCCGAGATCATCGATCGTCATGAGCTTTCGGAGAAGGGCCGCCCGCTCGGCAAGGAACGCTGGATCGCCGGCGTCGACAGCGTCGGCTCGCATACTCTGGCCAATCTCCTCTCCATGACCCGATATGGCGGCGCGGTCGCGGCCTGCGGCCTCGCCCAAGGGATGGATCTGCCGGGTTCGGTCGCCCCCTTCATCCTGCGCGGCGTCTCGCTCCTCGGCATCGACAGCGTCATGGCGCCGAAGACCCGCCGCATCGAAGCCTGGGGCCGGCTGGCCCATGACCTCGACCTGAAGAAACTGGACACCATGACGAGGACGATCGAGCTCCAGGAGGTCATCGCGACCGGCTCCGCCATCCTCGAGGGCAAGGTGCGCGGCCGCATCGTGGTGCAGCTCGCCTGA
- a CDS encoding Lipocalin-like domain-containing protein, translated as MSERDTKLHGCWRLVSFDTELQDSKERSQPWGADPNGYLIFGSDGRMMVLVTAKAREPGNTDEKLVALFRTVMAYTGRYRIDGDRFTTKVDSSWNEAWNGSEQERFYKLDGDTLDVFTAWMPNPLVSGNPIGRAILSFRRE; from the coding sequence ATGTCTGAGCGCGACACTAAGCTCCACGGTTGCTGGCGGTTGGTTTCTTTTGATACTGAGCTTCAGGATTCAAAGGAGCGCAGTCAACCGTGGGGCGCCGACCCCAATGGGTACCTTATTTTCGGCTCTGATGGGCGAATGATGGTACTAGTTACCGCAAAGGCGCGGGAGCCAGGGAATACAGATGAGAAACTGGTGGCACTTTTCCGTACTGTGATGGCCTATACCGGACGGTATCGGATAGATGGGGATAGGTTCACCACAAAGGTTGACTCATCTTGGAATGAAGCCTGGAACGGCAGTGAGCAGGAACGATTCTACAAGCTTGATGGAGACACGCTCGACGTCTTTACGGCCTGGATGCCGAATCCGTTAGTATCAGGAAATCCAATAGGAAGGGCTATTCTCAGTTTTAGACGCGAGTAA
- a CDS encoding soluble lytic murein transglycosylase, with amino-acid sequence MAKARCVGGLFDGFEEGFKASMSVSRHIPIAGCGLAVLFAVLMAPVPVDNGDGRRAAERRLSSILAAHLGEPAKFVLPSPVEPSPPQEETATASPASPVAADDTPSPPALPAVSQTSPQVSPPASPLAAIGDLLGGSQIATPSPATQPALALAQPYAPSEAIIPEARPGRVTPLEPGAGTGATPEAPLLGGVMAGDWNPVFPPLPASIAPPDADTARLAIAAYRKGDMVQGDVFAAATTTEAARVALEWVAIRTDPRGTGFSRVTAFLKAHPDWPSVTWLRRRAEEGLYGDRQGFGLLTAYFAKAAPETPQGKLALARLDRKQGRIDEAAALVREVWRKGEFSQPMEAKVIEEFGDLLAAEDHKFRADRAFYKEETGRLMRSAMLVGGDEVLLAKAQAAVIDEAGNAEALLAALPVKVKSDPSFILARIQLLRRAGAPAKLAEATKLMLSAPRDPALLVDGDAWWVERRLVARRLLDAGDSQSAYRISAEHGAVSPELRIEAEFHAGWIALRFLTDPTLAAPHFALAAASAALPASIARAAYWQGRTAEVLGDEAAANDAYAQAAAHVTTYYGQLARSKLSLTDLPLRQTRELATGDDRNLAIRVAEFLYALGESDFALPLVADAARRLTDEGQMNALGKVVETGRDARSALILGKLATQRGFALDNFAFPTFGVPFYLPVANSADKTIVYAIARQESAFAPTATSTAGAKGLMQLMPDTARRAAQHAGIALDMTKLNSDAALNARIGAAHLGELFAEQGGSYVLTFAAYNAGGKRVKEWIAAHGDPRRHDVDPVDWIELIPIAETRDYVQRIIENMQVYRTRFGEGVRLINEAELRKRGGG; translated from the coding sequence ATGGCGAAGGCGCGCTGTGTCGGCGGGCTATTCGACGGTTTCGAGGAGGGCTTCAAGGCTTCGATGTCGGTTTCCCGCCACATCCCCATCGCCGGCTGCGGCTTGGCGGTCCTCTTCGCCGTGCTGATGGCGCCGGTTCCGGTCGACAACGGGGACGGCAGGAGAGCGGCTGAGCGGCGGCTATCGTCGATCCTGGCCGCGCATTTGGGCGAGCCTGCGAAATTCGTCTTGCCGTCGCCGGTCGAGCCGAGCCCGCCGCAGGAAGAAACGGCGACCGCAAGCCCGGCTTCGCCTGTCGCTGCCGACGATACACCATCGCCGCCGGCCCTTCCGGCTGTTTCGCAAACCTCGCCGCAAGTTTCGCCGCCAGCCTCACCGCTCGCCGCCATCGGCGATCTGCTCGGCGGGTCACAGATCGCCACGCCTTCGCCGGCGACGCAGCCGGCGCTGGCGCTGGCACAGCCCTATGCCCCATCCGAAGCCATCATTCCCGAGGCACGGCCGGGTCGCGTCACGCCGCTGGAACCAGGCGCCGGGACCGGGGCAACACCCGAGGCGCCCCTGCTCGGGGGCGTCATGGCGGGAGATTGGAATCCGGTGTTCCCACCGCTTCCAGCCTCCATCGCACCTCCCGACGCCGATACGGCGAGGCTTGCCATCGCCGCCTACCGCAAGGGCGACATGGTGCAGGGTGACGTCTTCGCCGCCGCCACGACGACCGAAGCGGCGCGGGTCGCGCTGGAATGGGTGGCGATCCGCACCGATCCGCGCGGCACCGGATTCTCCCGCGTCACGGCCTTTCTCAAGGCGCATCCCGATTGGCCCTCCGTCACCTGGTTGCGCCGGCGCGCCGAGGAGGGGCTCTATGGCGACAGGCAAGGCTTTGGACTGCTCACTGCCTATTTCGCCAAGGCGGCGCCGGAAACTCCGCAAGGCAAGCTCGCTCTGGCGCGGCTCGATCGCAAGCAGGGGCGCATCGACGAAGCGGCGGCGCTGGTGCGCGAGGTATGGCGCAAGGGCGAGTTCAGCCAGCCCATGGAAGCCAAGGTCATCGAGGAGTTCGGCGATCTCCTCGCCGCGGAGGATCACAAATTCCGCGCCGACCGCGCCTTCTACAAGGAAGAGACGGGCCGGCTGATGCGGTCAGCGATGCTCGTCGGCGGCGACGAGGTGTTGCTCGCCAAGGCGCAAGCCGCGGTCATCGACGAAGCCGGCAATGCCGAAGCGCTGCTCGCCGCGCTGCCGGTGAAGGTGAAGTCCGATCCCTCCTTCATCTTGGCGCGCATCCAGCTGTTGCGGCGGGCTGGCGCTCCCGCCAAGCTCGCCGAGGCCACCAAGCTCATGCTGTCGGCGCCACGCGACCCGGCGCTGCTCGTCGACGGCGATGCCTGGTGGGTCGAAAGGCGGCTGGTCGCCCGCAGGCTTCTCGATGCCGGCGATTCCCAGAGCGCCTATCGGATCAGCGCCGAGCATGGCGCCGTGAGCCCTGAATTGCGCATCGAGGCGGAGTTCCACGCCGGTTGGATCGCGCTACGCTTCCTTACCGATCCGACGCTCGCCGCTCCTCATTTCGCGCTTGCCGCGGCGAGCGCCGCGCTGCCGGCCTCGATCGCGCGCGCCGCCTATTGGCAAGGGCGCACGGCCGAGGTGCTGGGCGACGAGGCGGCGGCGAACGACGCCTATGCACAGGCGGCCGCGCATGTGACGACCTATTACGGGCAGCTCGCGAGGTCCAAGCTCAGCCTCACCGATCTGCCCTTGCGGCAGACCCGGGAGCTGGCGACAGGCGATGACCGCAATCTCGCGATCCGTGTCGCCGAATTCCTCTACGCGCTCGGCGAGAGCGATTTCGCCTTGCCCCTGGTGGCGGATGCAGCGAGACGGCTGACCGATGAGGGCCAAATGAACGCTCTCGGCAAGGTGGTCGAGACGGGACGCGATGCGCGCTCTGCCCTCATCCTCGGCAAGCTCGCGACGCAGCGCGGCTTTGCGCTCGACAATTTCGCCTTCCCGACCTTCGGCGTGCCGTTTTACCTGCCGGTCGCGAACTCGGCCGACAAGACGATCGTCTATGCCATCGCCCGCCAGGAAAGCGCCTTTGCTCCAACCGCGACCTCGACCGCCGGAGCCAAGGGCCTGATGCAGCTCATGCCCGACACTGCGCGGCGTGCCGCCCAGCATGCCGGCATCGCGCTCGACATGACCAAGCTCAACTCCGATGCGGCGCTCAATGCCCGCATCGGCGCAGCGCATCTCGGCGAGCTGTTCGCGGAGCAGGGCGGATCCTACGTCCTCACCTTCGCGGCCTATAATGCGGGCGGCAAGCGGGTGAAGGAATGGATCGCCGCGCATGGCGATCCGCGCCGCCACGATGTCGATCCCGTCGATTGGATCGAGCTCATCCCGATCGCCGAGACGCGCGACTATGTGCAGCGCATCATCGAGAACATGCAGGTGTATCGCACCCGCTTCGGTGAAGGGGTACGGCTGATCAACGAGGCCGAGCTGCGCAAGCGGGGCGGGGGGTAG